One Leptospira fletcheri genomic window carries:
- a CDS encoding bactofilin family protein — MTKKIATATKPIRTVTEHGAISTVLGRETAFSGILNFRRPLEILGEFHGEIESEGFLLVSEGAKVRANIKAGTVVVGGEITGNVIATQRLEMLPTGKVNGNIKTAKLQIADGVVFDGNCEMILPNKD; from the coding sequence ATGACCAAAAAAATAGCAACCGCAACAAAACCCATTCGTACAGTCACCGAACACGGAGCCATATCTACCGTTTTGGGAAGGGAAACTGCATTTTCCGGGATTCTGAATTTCCGTAGACCATTGGAGATCCTAGGCGAATTCCATGGGGAAATCGAATCGGAAGGTTTCCTTTTGGTAAGCGAAGGGGCCAAAGTCCGGGCAAATATCAAGGCAGGCACCGTGGTTGTGGGTGGGGAAATCACCGGCAACGTGATCGCCACCCAGAGATTGGAAATGCTTCCTACCGGAAAAGTGAACGGAAATATCAAAACGGCCAAACTGCAGATCGCCGATGGAGTGGTATTCGACGGTAACTGCGAAATGATCCTTCCCAATAAGGATTGA
- the dapB gene encoding 4-hydroxy-tetrahydrodipicolinate reductase encodes MAGKNRIAVIGASGRMGKAIIQVLSQSKESELSAAVVGKESVCLGLDAGLNSGLKPNGILFTSDLERAVSEADTVIDFSLREVLQEVLRTCVAAGKPVVVGTTGITAEHKKLLMDASSKIPIVYSPNMSVGVNLLFKLTEIAARVMGDLADIEIQDIHHRHKKDSPSGTAEKLKAILLETLGRSESDVIHGRHGILPERDPKEIAIHSFRAGEVIGDHTVFFFTPEERIEISHKAQDRKTFAVGSVRAAEFLVGRKNGLYDMFSVLGL; translated from the coding sequence TTGGCGGGAAAAAATCGAATCGCGGTAATCGGGGCCTCGGGCCGGATGGGGAAGGCCATCATTCAGGTGCTCTCCCAGTCGAAAGAATCCGAACTTTCGGCCGCAGTGGTCGGAAAAGAGTCGGTATGTCTCGGGTTGGATGCCGGTTTAAATTCCGGACTGAAGCCGAACGGGATCCTATTCACCAGCGATTTGGAAAGGGCAGTGTCGGAGGCGGATACGGTCATCGATTTTTCTCTTCGTGAAGTTTTACAGGAAGTCCTCCGCACCTGTGTTGCGGCGGGAAAGCCGGTGGTCGTCGGGACGACCGGAATCACCGCAGAACATAAGAAATTACTGATGGATGCCTCGTCGAAAATTCCGATCGTCTATTCCCCCAACATGTCCGTGGGAGTGAACCTTCTTTTTAAACTGACGGAAATCGCGGCCAGGGTCATGGGAGATTTGGCGGATATCGAAATCCAGGACATACACCACCGTCACAAGAAGGACTCTCCGTCGGGAACCGCCGAAAAGTTGAAGGCGATTCTATTGGAAACCTTGGGAAGATCCGAATCGGACGTGATCCACGGCAGACACGGAATTTTACCGGAAAGGGATCCGAAAGAGATCGCGATCCATTCTTTCCGGGCCGGGGAAGTGATCGGAGATCATACCGTCTTTTTCTTTACGCCGGAGGAAAGGATAGAGATTTCCCATAAGGCTCAGGACAGAAAGACTTTTGCGGTAGGTTCCGTAAGGGCGGCGGAGTTCCTAGTAGGAAGAAAAAACGGTCTATATGATATGTTCTCCGTGTTGGGGCTCTAA
- a CDS encoding CdaR family protein, protein MKALLNNWQAKLGSLVLAIVFYINLQNSKILVREVNIKIDYPKLSGGMAIAKGSDTTFPVKVEGVRDYVNFYSPSLKAYISATDLHPGENFVNVVRIGGVPAGLRVTRLKDKVKILVDSSITRNLPLEVKFSGDPPKDYVKSSHFISPTNLAVVGSHAHLEKIGRISIPSISLKDKTESFTIKQKLPELPSGVRYRDNVKEVSVRVNIIAISSTPGESIVLGVPIKCQTLDKSLEAEFSEQEISVKLQSKTPLRSIQIIKGLSATVACTHKYDPKAKKLLPDSKPVMAKVRLTKAPSLKSVDIQSFFPDRISILYRIRPDLDGETGEEPTEGETEQNSEEPLPEPEEE, encoded by the coding sequence ATTAAGGCCCTCCTGAATAACTGGCAAGCCAAGTTAGGCTCCCTGGTCCTCGCGATCGTATTTTATATCAATCTTCAGAATTCCAAGATCCTAGTGCGGGAAGTGAATATTAAGATCGATTATCCGAAACTCTCCGGAGGAATGGCGATCGCAAAGGGATCCGATACTACGTTTCCGGTCAAGGTGGAGGGGGTTCGAGACTACGTAAATTTCTATTCTCCATCACTAAAGGCTTATATTTCCGCCACGGATCTGCATCCGGGGGAGAACTTTGTGAATGTTGTCCGCATCGGAGGAGTTCCTGCCGGACTCCGAGTGACTCGCTTAAAGGACAAGGTCAAAATCCTAGTGGATTCCAGCATTACCAGAAACCTTCCTTTAGAAGTGAAATTCTCCGGTGATCCTCCCAAGGATTACGTTAAATCCTCGCATTTTATCTCTCCGACCAATCTCGCCGTGGTGGGAAGTCACGCCCATTTGGAAAAAATCGGGAGAATTTCCATCCCGTCCATTTCCCTGAAGGACAAAACCGAATCTTTTACGATAAAACAAAAACTTCCCGAACTTCCTTCCGGAGTCCGCTATCGGGATAACGTAAAGGAAGTCTCGGTCCGGGTAAACATCATCGCGATTTCCTCCACGCCGGGAGAAAGCATCGTACTCGGAGTTCCGATAAAATGCCAGACCTTGGATAAAAGTCTGGAGGCGGAATTTTCCGAGCAGGAAATTTCCGTAAAATTACAGTCAAAAACTCCGCTGAGGAGTATCCAGATCATCAAGGGCTTATCGGCTACGGTCGCCTGTACCCACAAATACGACCCGAAGGCGAAAAAACTTTTGCCCGATAGCAAGCCGGTAATGGCTAAAGTTCGTTTAACAAAAGCGCCTTCTCTGAAATCCGTGGACATACAAAGTTTCTTTCCGGACAGGATCTCCATTTTGTACCGGATCCGACCGGACCTGGACGGAGAGACCGGAGAGGAGCCGACGGAAGGCGAGACGGAACAGAATTCGGAAGAACCTCTGCCGGAGCCCGAGGAAGAATGA
- a CDS encoding isoprenyl transferase, whose amino-acid sequence MVPVRPKLPRHVAVIMDGNGRWATAKGLPRSQGHRAGADAIDRLMDASLSIGLENVSLYAFSTENWRRPITEIRSIFDLLVEYIESRLEPIAEKGIRILHSGSRKRLSAKVLSKIDKAIEVTRKNRNLTVNFCLNYGSQEELLSAFGKLLEDRQKKRIGRGKPVSAKELEKYLYTYSLPPVDLLIRTAGEQRLSNFLLWQSAYAELFFCDTLWPEFDRKSLESALDWFAGRTRKFGGLENE is encoded by the coding sequence GTGGTTCCTGTACGGCCAAAACTTCCCCGCCACGTAGCGGTTATCATGGACGGAAACGGCAGGTGGGCGACCGCAAAGGGACTTCCCCGCTCCCAAGGACATAGGGCGGGCGCCGATGCGATCGACCGTCTCATGGACGCGAGCCTTTCCATCGGATTGGAAAACGTTTCCTTATACGCGTTTTCTACGGAAAACTGGAGGCGTCCGATCACTGAGATCCGATCCATCTTCGATCTTCTGGTGGAATACATCGAATCCCGCTTAGAACCGATCGCGGAAAAAGGAATCCGAATCCTGCATTCCGGTTCCAGAAAGAGACTTTCCGCAAAAGTGTTGTCCAAGATAGACAAGGCCATAGAAGTCACCCGGAAAAATCGTAACCTCACCGTAAACTTCTGCCTGAATTACGGCTCTCAGGAGGAATTACTTTCCGCGTTCGGAAAGCTCTTGGAGGACCGCCAGAAAAAAAGAATCGGCAGGGGGAAGCCGGTCTCCGCAAAGGAACTCGAAAAATATTTGTATACGTACTCCCTTCCCCCCGTAGATTTACTGATCAGAACCGCGGGAGAGCAGCGATTATCGAACTTTCTCCTATGGCAATCCGCGTATGCTGAACTCTTTTTTTGCGATACTCTTTGGCCGGAGTTCGATCGTAAAAGTTTGGAATCCGCTTTGGATTGGTTTGCGGGAAGAACTCGGAAATTTGGGGGTTTAGAAAATGAGTGA
- a CDS encoding phosphatidate cytidylyltransferase yields the protein MSETPKRILSAAVLVVVYLFMIFYRDFYYLQTLFILAIAGVIGLTEFYRLSDRGQDGRPFKGTGIFFFLLILLLFYFRFMAAQNKFEVPSFFQRNFKFFVPPFDAVTFSFILLFLCSFTLQILRRPLDGAIFSVSSTVLGVFYASIPLGHLLLLLGMNEGIYYIFLVSVATFLTDVGGYFGGRWFGRNPAGLAISPKKTWEGYASGIVVAAGSVFLLNFLWEKNTGNSPPIGGAEVLLVSLILSVVGVVGDLLESAMKRDAKVKDSGNLIPGHGGVLDRADALLLTVPMLYFYLQIKGALGFPV from the coding sequence ATGAGTGAAACGCCGAAACGGATCCTTTCCGCCGCCGTACTGGTTGTTGTTTATCTTTTCATGATTTTCTACAGGGATTTTTACTATCTTCAAACCCTGTTCATTCTAGCGATCGCGGGCGTGATCGGTCTTACCGAATTTTACAGATTGTCCGATAGAGGGCAGGACGGAAGGCCTTTTAAGGGAACGGGGATCTTTTTCTTTTTACTCATCCTGCTTTTGTTCTATTTCAGATTTATGGCGGCTCAGAATAAATTCGAAGTTCCTTCCTTCTTCCAAAGGAATTTCAAATTCTTCGTACCGCCTTTCGACGCGGTCACTTTCTCCTTTATTCTACTTTTCTTATGTAGTTTTACCTTGCAGATCCTTCGCAGACCTTTGGACGGCGCCATTTTCTCGGTCAGTTCCACCGTGTTGGGAGTCTTTTACGCTTCGATTCCTCTGGGACACCTGCTTCTTTTGCTCGGGATGAACGAGGGAATTTATTATATTTTCCTGGTTTCCGTCGCGACGTTTTTGACGGACGTGGGAGGCTACTTCGGCGGACGCTGGTTCGGTCGGAATCCCGCAGGATTGGCGATTTCTCCTAAGAAAACCTGGGAAGGATACGCTTCCGGGATCGTAGTCGCCGCCGGCTCCGTATTCTTATTGAACTTCCTCTGGGAAAAGAATACCGGGAATTCTCCCCCGATCGGCGGTGCCGAGGTTCTTTTGGTTTCCCTCATCCTTTCCGTGGTCGGAGTCGTCGGAGATCTTTTGGAATCCGCGATGAAGCGGGACGCGAAAGTCAAGGATTCGGGCAATCTGATTCCGGGACACGGAGGCGTTCTGGACAGGGCGGACGCGTTACTTCTTACGGTTCCTATGCTCTATTTTTATCTTCAGATCAAAGGAGCATTAGGCTTCCCAGTCTAA
- a CDS encoding tetratricopeptide repeat protein: protein MVSESFKETLRLYNEGLQLYKTRKFTDALGLFKKALEITPGDGPSKKYIGRCEAFIAQPPPEDWDGVFEMKTK, encoded by the coding sequence ATGGTCTCCGAGTCTTTCAAGGAAACTCTTCGCCTCTATAACGAGGGTCTACAGCTATACAAGACCAGAAAGTTCACGGACGCCCTCGGGCTGTTCAAAAAAGCTCTGGAAATCACTCCTGGAGACGGACCGTCCAAAAAATACATAGGACGCTGCGAAGCGTTCATCGCGCAACCTCCTCCCGAGGATTGGGACGGAGTCTTCGAAATGAAAACGAAATAA
- the frr gene encoding ribosome recycling factor yields MANDEILNSMKSKMDKTVELLRKDFAGIRTGRANPALIEDLKVEYYGTPTPINQLGNISVPEPRLLVVSPYDKGIIKDIEKGIQASGLGLQPTNDGMVIRIVIPELTGERRKELAKVVKSKSEEKKVAVRNIRRDALEDLKRHSEGISQDELKSFQDQVQKVTDSYIDKISAVTADKEKEITTI; encoded by the coding sequence ATGGCGAATGACGAAATCTTAAACTCAATGAAGTCCAAAATGGACAAAACGGTGGAACTCCTCCGAAAGGATTTTGCCGGAATCCGCACGGGACGTGCAAATCCCGCGTTGATCGAGGACCTGAAAGTGGAGTACTACGGAACTCCTACGCCGATCAATCAGTTGGGAAACATCTCCGTTCCGGAACCCAGGCTTCTCGTGGTTTCCCCCTACGATAAGGGAATCATCAAGGATATAGAAAAAGGGATCCAAGCCTCCGGTTTGGGACTCCAGCCGACCAATGACGGAATGGTGATCCGGATCGTCATCCCTGAGTTGACGGGAGAAAGACGGAAGGAACTCGCGAAAGTGGTGAAATCCAAGTCCGAGGAAAAGAAGGTTGCCGTCCGGAACATCCGCCGGGATGCCCTTGAGGATCTAAAGCGTCATTCTGAAGGAATTTCCCAGGATGAGCTCAAGTCCTTCCAGGACCAAGTCCAGAAAGTCACCGATTCTTATATAGATAAGATCTCCGCTGTCACTGCAGATAAGGAGAAGGAAATCACTACGATTTAA
- the pyrH gene encoding UMP kinase — protein MAQETAKYKRVLIKLSGEALAGEGEFGIDSKKTHSLAEEVKEIQSLGVEIAIVVGGGNLIRGANLVKVGGIDRATADYMGMLATIQNALALQDACEKKGLYTRVQSAIDIHSVAESYIRRRAVRHLEKKRIVIFAGGIGNPYFTTDTAASLRAVEVGCELILKATKVDGVYEADPKKDPTAKRYSRVSFMESIKRRLQVMDSTALSLCMENNMPIIVFDIFKRGNLKDLVVGKEIGTLISNSEDIRIDGE, from the coding sequence TTGGCTCAGGAAACGGCAAAGTACAAACGTGTCCTGATCAAACTCTCCGGCGAGGCGCTTGCCGGAGAGGGTGAATTCGGAATCGACAGTAAAAAAACGCATTCTTTAGCCGAGGAAGTCAAGGAAATCCAATCCCTGGGCGTGGAAATCGCCATCGTTGTAGGGGGAGGCAACCTGATTCGGGGCGCGAATCTGGTAAAGGTCGGAGGAATCGACCGAGCCACCGCCGACTATATGGGAATGTTAGCTACCATCCAAAACGCGTTGGCTCTCCAAGATGCCTGTGAAAAAAAGGGACTCTACACGAGAGTACAATCCGCGATAGATATCCATTCCGTAGCCGAAAGTTATATTCGCAGGAGAGCGGTCCGTCACCTGGAAAAGAAACGGATCGTCATTTTTGCCGGGGGGATCGGAAATCCGTATTTCACTACGGATACCGCAGCTAGCCTTCGTGCGGTGGAAGTGGGATGCGAACTGATCCTAAAGGCCACAAAGGTGGATGGGGTATACGAGGCGGACCCGAAAAAAGACCCGACTGCAAAACGCTACAGTCGGGTTTCTTTTATGGAGTCGATCAAACGGCGCCTACAGGTGATGGATTCCACTGCGTTAAGTTTGTGTATGGAAAACAATATGCCCATTATCGTATTTGACATTTTCAAGCGGGGCAATTTAAAAGATCTGGTCGTCGGAAAGGAAATCGGTACCCTGATTTCCAACTCGGAGGATATACGGATCGATGGCGAATGA
- the rpsB gene encoding 30S ribosomal protein S2 encodes MSVISMKNLLETGVHFGHQTRKWNPKMAPYVFTARNGIHIIDLQKTVQKAKEAYDALKRLTSDGKKVLFVGTKKQARGAIEREAIRSNMYYINNRWPGGLLTNWNTVKKSIARLKKLEAMESENTFEKEVKTKKEILSLRRESEKLRKTLGGIKDMVSIPDILFVIDPKKEEIAVKEARKLGLKIFAVVDTNCDPELIDYPIPGNDDAIRAISLFLETMSNAVIEGTGGVVEQPRFSEDLDSEALALEYQGEYDESGKFIMDEDPEKGKKSEESSPAAAPAPAPESSSAAAAATIEIDKNE; translated from the coding sequence ATGTCAGTAATTTCCATGAAAAACCTTCTGGAAACCGGAGTTCACTTCGGGCACCAGACCCGGAAATGGAATCCGAAAATGGCTCCCTACGTCTTCACTGCGAGGAACGGGATTCATATCATCGATCTTCAAAAGACCGTACAAAAAGCGAAGGAAGCATACGACGCGTTAAAGCGTCTGACCAGCGACGGGAAAAAAGTCCTATTTGTCGGAACCAAGAAGCAAGCGCGCGGTGCCATCGAAAGAGAAGCGATCCGCTCCAATATGTATTACATTAATAACCGTTGGCCGGGTGGTCTGTTGACGAACTGGAATACGGTTAAGAAATCCATTGCGAGATTGAAAAAATTGGAAGCGATGGAATCCGAAAACACTTTCGAAAAGGAAGTGAAAACCAAGAAAGAGATCCTTTCTCTCCGTCGGGAATCCGAAAAATTACGCAAAACCTTGGGCGGAATCAAGGACATGGTTTCCATTCCGGACATTCTATTCGTGATCGATCCTAAAAAAGAGGAAATCGCGGTCAAAGAAGCTCGCAAACTCGGTTTGAAAATATTCGCCGTTGTGGATACCAACTGTGATCCGGAACTGATCGATTATCCGATTCCCGGTAACGACGACGCGATTCGCGCCATTTCTCTCTTCCTGGAGACGATGTCCAACGCGGTGATCGAAGGGACCGGTGGAGTCGTTGAACAACCTAGATTCAGCGAAGACTTGGATTCCGAAGCTTTGGCTCTGGAATACCAGGGGGAATACGACGAGAGCGGTAAGTTCATCATGGACGAAGATCCCGAAAAAGGTAAAAAATCCGAGGAATCTTCTCCTGCTGCTGCGCCTGCGCCGGCTCCCGAATCTTCTTCCGCAGCGGCAGCTGCTACGATCGAAATCGACAAGAACGAATAA
- the tsf gene encoding translation elongation factor Ts, protein MSASTTDLIKELRDRTGAGLMDCKKALVENNNDLDKSADWLREKGIAKAAKKAGRVTKEGRTVSYIHGDGKIGVLLELNSETDFVARNESFEALGKELCLQIAAMSPLYVSEDQVPAEEIDREKKMIEAQLKEEGKKSEQIDKIVPGKIKKYFSEICLLNQAFIKDNSKTVDDLVKESIAKFGENITVARFTRYQVGGL, encoded by the coding sequence TTGTCAGCATCTACCACAGACCTGATCAAGGAACTCCGCGACCGCACCGGAGCGGGGCTCATGGACTGCAAGAAGGCCCTTGTAGAAAATAATAACGACTTGGATAAGTCCGCCGATTGGCTCCGGGAAAAAGGAATCGCGAAGGCCGCTAAAAAGGCCGGTCGCGTAACTAAGGAAGGCCGCACCGTTTCCTATATCCACGGAGATGGCAAGATCGGAGTTTTGCTCGAGCTCAACTCGGAAACGGACTTCGTCGCGAGAAACGAATCCTTCGAGGCTTTGGGCAAAGAGCTCTGCCTTCAGATTGCGGCCATGTCTCCCTTATATGTAAGCGAAGACCAGGTGCCTGCAGAGGAAATCGATCGTGAAAAGAAAATGATCGAAGCCCAACTCAAGGAAGAGGGGAAAAAGTCCGAGCAGATTGATAAAATCGTTCCGGGTAAGATTAAGAAATATTTTTCCGAAATCTGTCTTTTGAACCAAGCCTTTATCAAGGACAATTCCAAGACGGTCGACGACCTGGTGAAGGAGTCCATCGCGAAGTTCGGCGAAAACATCACCGTAGCCCGCTTTACCCGTTACCAGGTAGGCGGCCTGTAA
- the dxr gene encoding 1-deoxy-D-xylulose-5-phosphate reductoisomerase, whose amino-acid sequence MARNVCILGASGSVGESTLKVIRTFPEEFQLRSCSVHSNLGKAEAILKEFQPEFLCISSDSVDRKILGNRQDRTEILYGSDSLCQLVRDPEVETVVTAVVGASGVAPTVEAIRAGKKIGIANKETLVTCGPYINELLKTSEAYLVPVDSEHNALFQLLRNTNRDSVERIVLTASGGPFRKLPISELPNVTVEQALRHPTWNMGPKITIDSAGMINKGLEVIEAHYLFGFSYEKIGVVIHPQSVAHGIVETKDGASLVYSSYPDMVFPVAHSLFFPEIVPKTLRPHPSTSWGNLEFLEVDPERYPGLALAYEAGIAGGTAPSIFNAANEVSVELFLKGEIRFTQIPERIREALESIPISHPTDLEGFQEADSRTRNFVLNSRKGKVSQSC is encoded by the coding sequence ATGGCCAGGAACGTCTGTATCCTCGGGGCTTCCGGTTCCGTGGGAGAATCCACGCTTAAGGTGATCCGGACCTTTCCGGAAGAATTCCAACTTAGGTCCTGCAGCGTACATTCCAATCTGGGAAAAGCGGAAGCGATTTTGAAGGAGTTCCAACCTGAATTCCTATGCATTTCCTCGGATTCGGTCGATCGCAAGATTTTAGGGAACAGGCAGGATAGGACGGAAATTCTATACGGTTCGGATTCTCTTTGCCAGCTCGTCAGAGATCCTGAAGTGGAAACGGTGGTGACCGCCGTCGTAGGGGCGAGCGGTGTCGCTCCTACCGTAGAGGCGATCCGAGCCGGAAAAAAAATAGGAATCGCAAACAAGGAAACTCTCGTAACCTGCGGCCCGTATATTAACGAATTATTAAAAACTTCCGAAGCGTATCTCGTTCCCGTGGATTCCGAACACAACGCGTTGTTCCAGCTTCTTCGAAATACGAATCGGGACTCCGTGGAACGGATCGTCTTGACCGCTTCCGGCGGACCGTTCCGGAAACTCCCGATTTCGGAACTTCCGAACGTGACCGTAGAGCAGGCGCTCCGACATCCTACCTGGAACATGGGGCCGAAGATTACGATCGATTCTGCGGGAATGATCAACAAGGGCTTGGAAGTCATAGAGGCGCATTATCTATTCGGTTTTTCTTATGAAAAAATCGGAGTCGTGATCCACCCTCAAAGCGTCGCGCACGGAATCGTGGAAACCAAAGACGGGGCCAGTTTGGTCTATTCTTCCTATCCTGATATGGTTTTTCCGGTAGCGCATTCCCTCTTCTTTCCGGAAATCGTTCCTAAAACGCTTCGCCCTCATCCCAGTACTTCCTGGGGAAACTTGGAATTCTTGGAAGTGGATCCGGAACGCTATCCGGGACTTGCGCTCGCGTACGAAGCTGGAATCGCGGGCGGAACGGCTCCGTCGATTTTCAACGCGGCAAACGAGGTCTCGGTGGAATTGTTTTTAAAAGGTGAAATCCGATTCACTCAGATCCCCGAAAGGATCCGTGAAGCGCTGGAGAGCATTCCGATTTCCCATCCGACGGATTTGGAGGGCTTTCAGGAAGCGGATTCGAGGACCCGAAATTTTGTTTTGAATTCGCGAAAAGGAAAGGTATCGCAATCGTGCTGA
- the cdaA gene encoding diadenylate cyclase CdaA, translating into MGFFKNITLFQNDRFGINVILDILIVSFLIYQFYATIRRTRGVQLLLGIGLIWLLGIFAQYAEFELLDWIIDNIRPALVFAIIVLLQPELRKITGDMARLKFFRPFLLKTVTDLDEIVEAAKIMAKNKTGSIIAIVREHSLKEITEQSVQLDAVLSTSLLLTIFKKNTALHDGAVIIEQNRIACAGAFLPMAQNMDDARMGARHRAALGIAEESDAVVVVTSEETGEISVCHDGEMIHPVKPIELKNLLNTILHEKKSGPEKKGEGDEKEEQSD; encoded by the coding sequence ATGGGGTTCTTTAAGAATATTACCCTTTTTCAAAACGATCGGTTCGGGATCAACGTCATCCTGGACATACTGATCGTAAGTTTCCTGATCTACCAATTTTATGCGACCATTCGCCGGACCAGAGGCGTCCAGTTATTGTTGGGAATCGGGCTCATCTGGCTCCTTGGAATCTTCGCCCAATACGCCGAGTTCGAACTTTTGGACTGGATCATCGATAATATACGTCCCGCGCTCGTATTCGCCATCATTGTTTTATTGCAACCGGAACTTCGTAAGATCACGGGAGATATGGCCCGGTTGAAGTTCTTCCGCCCCTTCCTTTTAAAAACGGTTACGGATCTGGACGAAATCGTAGAAGCGGCCAAAATCATGGCCAAGAACAAGACCGGGTCCATCATCGCGATCGTCCGTGAACACAGCCTTAAGGAAATCACGGAACAGTCTGTCCAGTTAGATGCGGTCCTTTCGACGAGTTTACTACTTACGATCTTTAAAAAGAATACTGCCCTTCACGACGGCGCGGTGATCATAGAGCAGAACAGGATCGCCTGCGCCGGAGCGTTTTTGCCCATGGCCCAGAATATGGACGATGCCAGAATGGGGGCAAGGCATAGGGCGGCGCTCGGAATCGCGGAGGAATCCGACGCAGTGGTCGTGGTGACTTCCGAGGAAACGGGAGAGATTTCCGTCTGTCACGACGGAGAAATGATCCATCCGGTCAAACCCATAGAATTGAAGAATCTATTGAATACGATTCTTCACGAAAAGAAATCCGGTCCGGAGAAAAAAGGGGAAGGGGACGAAAAGGAGGAACAAAGTGATTAA
- the acpS gene encoding holo-ACP synthase has product MKISIGNDIVENDRIRDLLDKHGERFLKRVFSETEIQYCNGRKDPVPHLSGRFCVKEAFIKAIEAGDKVALDMREIELFGKEFGKKELVLHGKSKELFLEKGYSGVSVSISHAENYSTAVVILYKE; this is encoded by the coding sequence ATGAAAATATCGATCGGAAACGATATCGTGGAAAACGACCGCATCCGGGATCTTTTGGACAAGCACGGAGAGCGTTTTTTAAAAAGAGTTTTTTCGGAGACGGAGATCCAGTATTGCAACGGCCGAAAGGATCCGGTGCCTCATTTGAGCGGCCGCTTTTGCGTTAAGGAAGCCTTTATCAAGGCCATAGAAGCGGGGGATAAGGTCGCATTGGACATGCGTGAAATCGAGCTTTTCGGAAAGGAATTCGGAAAAAAAGAATTGGTACTTCACGGAAAATCGAAAGAATTGTTCCTCGAGAAAGGTTATAGCGGCGTCTCCGTTTCCATTAGCCATGCGGAGAACTATTCCACTGCCGTGGTAATCCTATATAAGGAGTGA